AAGGATATCCTAGCAAGTATTAGTACAGATTTACTTAATGTATCTTACGGAAATATTTTGCCTCAGAGCGGTCCAAGATTCAGATTTGCTGAAGACTGAAGATACAGATTTACGTAAGACTTCCTTAAGAATGCTGCTAGGGGAGTAgcaagtatatatgtataaagaaTTTTACAGAACTATAagatttacttttataaaataatccaaGATCACCAGCTGTTGCATCACAAAATCTTGTCAACCCAAAAAGTTTCGGCTCATAAGGattctttttaaaatccaATTTGTTCTGTCATTTGGAATTACGGACTCgcttaaaatgaatcagtgaaaagtaCTGCAAATGAACTTCGGATCTCCGAGAGACAGAGTggattcggatttaaataaaatccgtattcactcccgattttctACAGTACAGTGACTTGTTATGAAAATGATTACATAGGATCCCTCCTAacctgataaaatttttttatagttataattaatttattcaaacatCATTGCAGTGAATGATATatctacaaaatattaatatctataagtaaatatatcattGCTATAAAGTAGTTAAATAATAAgcagtataataattataataaaagattatttaattatttcatatattatagaaaGAACCTAAGTTGTGATTATTAATATgactattataaattcatttaattacagCTAGATTGAACAgtatattaagaaaattatattaatcataACAATTACGAGAAACAATATAGAAGATATTTAATGGAAAATGCGTTTCATAAACTTTACAAGAAAGGTGTTTAGagaatttatcgaaaaactACCCATCCCTAAAGGAAAGAGCACAGTTAGTGTATCAAAAGAGATAGTGAAAAGTGAAGCTGAGACACTGCTCAAAAAGTTTGAAGTGCATGAAGTTCATCTTAGTGCTTTAGAAAGCTCGCAGGTAGAAGTGAAGAACCTAAATGGTGAAGTGCATATCAACAATCACCCCTGGCACGAAATATCATCGGAATTGGAGTCTGGTAGAATTGgtaaattttgtgaaaaattgtCGATAAGGAGTTCATTGAGTCATGCAGATGAATTAACAATACGTGAAAtccattttaaaaatgttccAGCTAAAATTTTGGCTGATATAGAAGAAAGTTTTGCAGTGCATAGTAAAAAGTTTGGTGATATAGGTACGACTAAACTTAAAAATGCTGAAAAACTATCTccaaaaagtaaagaaaagataattaaatatgttacTAAATCTGCTTTAATCGTAGTAGCCACAGGTGCTGCTGTTGGAGTAACTTTTGCATCAGTTGTTAGTGAAATGCACAAAGCCGAAGGCTGTTTTCTTTACGATGGGATCAACCAAAAAAGCTGTAAATTAACTGATCGTTCATGTGCTTATCCACAAACATCTAACACAATACAATCGTGTAATCCAAATGCTTTCACGCAATtctttaacataaaatttaatacaaatttgaatttagcgATACGTAAGACACTTCAAGATCCAGTCAAAATTCAAGAATTGAAAACTGCATTAGGTGTAGCAA
This genomic window from Microplitis demolitor isolate Queensland-Clemson2020A chromosome 6, iyMicDemo2.1a, whole genome shotgun sequence contains:
- the Pif-5-2 gene encoding putative envelope protein ODV-E56-2 — translated: MRFINFTRKVFREFIEKLPIPKGKSTVSVSKEIVKSEAETLLKKFEVHEVHLSALESSQVEVKNLNGEVHINNHPWHEISSELESGRIGKFCEKLSIRSSLSHADELTIREIHFKNVPAKILADIEESFAVHSKKFGDIGTTKLKNAEKLSPKSKEKIIKYVTKSALIVVATGAAVGVTFASVVSEMHKAEGCFLYDGINQKSCKLTDRSCAYPQTSNTIQSCNPNAFTQFFNIKFNTNLNLAIRKTLQDPVKIQELKTALGVANITVDNIENLIEDHYDKINEFYELHGRPDIFDPCKLFEGSTKPICVACDSNAAINSYRYLDITELSINQKSYCSEDPSVLKALGTVLGESIKSLSDGLGVSSFFGTFFEYIMYAIVGFILLCGVGYAVSFIHKNKDDDDEVSYSKLENENN